The Callithrix jacchus isolate 240 chromosome 20, calJac240_pri, whole genome shotgun sequence genome has a window encoding:
- the ANKRD11 gene encoding ankyrin repeat domain-containing protein 11 isoform X2, giving the protein MPKGGCPKAPQQEDLSLSSDMVEKQTGKKDKDKVSLTKTPKLERGDGGKEVRERASKRKLPFTAGANGEQKDSDTEKQGPERKRIKKEPVTRKAGLLFGMGLSGIRAGYPLSERQQVALLMQMTAEESANSPVDTTPKHPSQSTVCQKGTPNSASKTKDKVNKRNERGETRLHRAAIRGDARRIKELISEGADVNVKDFAGWTALHEACNRGYYDVAKQLLAAGAEVNTKGLDDDTPLHDAANNGHYKVVKLLLRYGGNPQQSNRKGETPLKVASSPTMVNLLLGKGTYTSSEESSTESSEEEDAPSFAPSSSVDGNNTDSEFEKGLKHKAKNPEPQKAAAPVKDEYEFDEDDEQDRVPPVDDKHLLKKDYRREAKPRSFISIPKMEAKSYTKNNTIAPKKAPHRILSDTSDEEDTSVSAGTAEKLRLSAHTLLPGSKMREPSNAKQQKEKNKVKKKRKKETKGREVRFGKRSDKFCSSESESESSESGEDDRDSVGSSSCLKGSPLVLKDPSLFSSLSASSTSSHGSSAAQKQNPNHTDQHTKHWRTDNWKTISSPAWSEVSSLSDSTRTRLTSESDYSSEGSSVESLKPVRKKQEHRKRGGLQGCPLEKKSPFLSSAEGVVPKLDKEGKVVKKHKTKHKHKNKEKGQCSISQELKLKSLTYEYEDSKQKSDKAILLENDISSESKLKVLKHDRDHFKKEEKLSKMKSEEKEWLFKDEIMKVSKDEKSLKRIKDMSKDIGRSFREEKDRSNKAEKEKSLKEKSPKEEKLRLYKEERKKKSKDRPSKLEKKNDLKEDKMSKEKEKAFKEDKEKLKKEKVYREDSAFDEYCNKNQFLENEDTKFSLSDDQRDRWFSDLSDSSFDFKGEDSWDSPVTDYRDMKSDSVAKLILETVKEDSKERKRDSRAREKRDCREPFFRKKDRDYLDKNSEKRKDQMEKHKSVPGYLSEKDKKRRESADAGRDRKDALESCKERREGRARPEEAHREELKECSCESAFKDKSDCDFGKGLEPWERHHPAREKEKKDGLDKERKEKTKPEKYKEKSSDKDKSEKSMLEKCQKDKEFDKCFKEKKDTKEKHKDTHGKDKERKTSLDQGKEKKEKAFPGILSEDFSEKKDDKKGKEKSWYIADIFTDESEDDRDDCMGGGFKMGEAGDLQRVDSLQEKEEGRENYAADRHRKSSSDKQHPERQKDKEPKDKRKDRGAADGGRDKKEKVFEKHKEKKDKESTEKYKDRKDRASVDSMQDKKNKQKLPEKAEKKHSGEDKAKSKHKEKSDKEHSKERKSSRSTDMEKSLLEKLEEEALHEYREDSNDKISEVSSDSFTDRGQEPGLTAFLEVSFTEPPMEDKARESACLPEKLKEKERHRHSSSSSKKSHDRERAKKEKAEKKEKGDDSKEGGSRKDSGQYEKDFLEADTYGVCYSMKADIEEELDKTIELFSTEKREKNDSEREPSKKIEKELKPYGSSTISILKEKRRREKHREKWRDEKERHRDRHADGLLRHHRDEVLRHHRDEQKPATRDKDSPPRTLKDKSRDEGSRLSDAKLKEKFKDSAEKEKGDSVKMSNGNDKVAPAKDQGKKEARPREKLLGDGDLMMTSFERMLSQKDLEIEERHKRHKERMKQMEKLRHRSGDPKLKEKAKLVDDGRKKGLDVPAKKPSGPDPPFKDRKLKESTPLPPAAENKLHLGSGADSKDWLSGPHMKEALPASPRPDQSRPTGVPTPTSVLSCPSYEEVMHTPRTPSCSADDYADLVLDCADSQHSTPVPTAPASACSPSFFDRFSVASSGLSENASQAPARPLSTNLYRSVSVDIRRTPEEEFSVGDKLFRQQSVPAASSYDSPVPHSMEDRVPLPPVPTEKFACLSPGYYSPDYGLPSPKVDALHCPPAAIVTVTPSPEGVFSSLQAKPAPSPRGELLVPSLEGALPPDLDATEDQQATAAIIPPEPSYLEPLDEGPFSAVITEEPVEWAHPTEQGLASSLIGSASENSVSWPVGSDLLLKSPQRFPESPKHFCPADSLHSAAPGPFSASEAPYPAPPASPAPYTLPVTDPGLEDVKDGVEAIPAAISTSEAAPYTSPSGLESFFSNCKSLPEAPLDVAPEPACVTTVAQVEALGPLENSFLDSSHSLSALGQVEPVPWADAFTGPEDDLDLGPFSLPELPLQTKDVPDVETEPTEESLAPSEKIPPGAPVVVNGGDVATLVAEEPPALPPDQASTRLPTEQEPEPTEEPKLDVVLEATVEAETVPEERAPGDLDSSTEPPPIPPEQHHPLGSGDQGAETEGPPAASLCTPDGPPTDAVAQAQATDSAGPQDNAEASRAAAPAEGAPGSIQPEATEPEPKPTAEAPKAPRVEEIPQRMTRNRAQMLANQSKQGTPPSEKDCAPAPAPATRAKARSSEEDDAQAQHPRKRRFQRSTQQLQQQLNTSTQQTREVIQQTLAAIVDAIKLDAIEPYHSDRANPYFEYLQIRKKIEEKRKILCCITPQAPQCYAEYVTYTGSYLLDGKPLSKLHIPVIAPPPSLAEPLKELFKQQEAVRGKLRLQHSIEREKLIVSCEQEILRVHCRAARTIANQAVPFSACTMLLDSEVYNMPLESQGDENKSVRDRFNARQFISWLQDVDDKYDRMKILCLSTAVGDTPQPCGAGSPTGGDFNTLTSHNGWND; this is encoded by the exons GATAAAGATAAAGTTTCTCTAACCAAGACCCCAAAGCTGGAGCGTGGTGATGGcgggaaggaagtgagggagcgAGCCAGCAAGCGGAAGCTGCCCTTTACCGCGGGTGCCAATGGGGAGCAGAAGGACTCGGACACAG AGAAGCAGGGCCCTGAGCGGAAGAGGATTAAGAAGGAACCTGTCACCCGGAAGGCCGGGCTGCTGTTTGGCATGGGGCTATCTGGAATCCGAGCCGGCTACCCTCTCTCTGAGCGCCAGCAGGTGGCCCTTCTCATGCAGATGACAGCCGAGGAGTCTGCCAACAGCCCAG TGGACACAACACCAAAGCACCCCTCCCAGTCTACAGTGTGTCAGAAGGGAACGCccaactctgcctcaaaaaccaAAGATAAAGTGAACAAGAGAAACGAGCGAGGAGAGACCCGCCTGCACCGAGCGGCCATCCGTGGGGATGCCCGGCGCATCAAGGAGCTCATCAGCGAGGGGGCGGATGTCAACGTCAAGGACTTCGCAG gctggacgGCGCTGCACGAGGCCTGTAACCGCGGCTACTATGACGTCGCGAAGCAGCTGCTGGCTGCAGGTGCGGAGGTGAACACCAAGGGCCTGGATGACGACACGCCTTTGCACGATGCTGCCAACAACGGACACTACAAG GTGGTGAAGCTGCTCCTGCGGTATGGAGGGAACCCGCAGCAGAGCAACAGGAAAGGCGAGACGCCGCTGAAAGTGGCCAGCTCTCCCACGATGGTGAACCTTCTGTTAGGCAAAGGCACTTACACCTCCAGCGAGGAGAGCTCGACGG AGAGCTCAGAAGAGGAAGACGCCCCCTCCTTCGCACCTTCCAGTTCAGTTGACGGCAACAACACGGACTCTGAGTTCGAAAAAGGCCTCAAGCACAAGGCCAAGAACCCAGAGCCACAGAAGGCCGCGGCCCCCGTCAAGGACGAGTATGAGTTTGACGAAGACGATGAGCAGGACAGGGTTCCTCCGGTGGACGACAAGCACCTGTTGAAAAAGGACTACAGGAGAGAAGCGAAGCCCAGGAGCTTCATCTCTATACCCAAAATGGAGGCTAAAAGTTACACTAAAAACAACACGATTGCACCAAAGAAAGCGCCCCATCGCATCCTGTCCGACACGTCGGACGAGGAGGACACCAGTGTCAGCGCGGGCACAGCGGAGAAGCTGAGACTTTCGGCACATACGCTCTTGCCTGGCAGTAAGATGCGAGAGCCTTCTAATGCCAAGCAGCAGAAGGAGAAGAACAAAGTGAAAAAGAAgcgaaagaaagaaacaaaaggcagagAGGTTCGCTTTGGAAAGAGGAGCGACAAGTTCTGTTCCTCAGAGTCGGAGAGCGAATCCTCTGAGAGCGGGGAGGACGACAGGGACTCCGTGGGGAGCTCCAGCTGCCTCAAGGGGTCCCCGCTGGTGCTGAAGGACCCCTCCCTGTTCAGCTCCCTCTCCGCCTCTTCCACCTCGTCTCACGGGAGCTCTGCCGCCCAGAAGCAGAACCCCAACCACACAGACCAGCACACCAAGCACTGGCGGACAGACAATTGGAAAACCATTTCTTCCCCAGCTTGGTCAGAGGTCAGTTCTTTATCAGACTCCACAAGGACGAGACTGACAAGCGAGTCTGATTACTCCTCTGAGGGCTCCAGTGTGGAGTCGCTGAAGCCAGTGAGGAAGAAGCAGGAGCACAGGAAGCGGGGTGGGCTGCAGGGCTGCCCATTGGAGAAGAAAAGCCCCTTCCTCTCCAGCGCGGAGGGTGTGGTCCCCAAGCTGGACAAGGAGGGGAAAGTtgtcaaaaaacataaaacaaaacacaaacacaaaaacaaggaGAAAGGACAGTGTTCCATCAGCCAAGAGCTGAAACTGAAAAGTCTCACTTACGAGTATGAGGACTCCAAGCAGAAGTCAGATAAGGCTATACTCTTGGAGAATGATATTTCCAGCGAAAGTAAGTTAAAAGTGTTAAAGCATGATCGAGaccactttaaaaaagaagagaaacttaGCAAAATGAAATCGGAAGAAAAAGAATGGCTCTTTAAAGATGAGATCATGAAGGTCTCCAAAGATGAAAAATCACTGAAGAGAATCAAAGACATGAGCAAAGACATTGGCAGGTCTTTCAGAGAGGAGAAGGACCGTTCGAATAAAGCAGAAAAGGAGAAATCTCTGAAGGAAAAGTCTCCGAAGGAAGAAAAACTGAGACTAtacaaagaggagagaaagaagaagtcaAAGGACCGGCCctcaaaattagagaaaaagaatgatttaaaagAGGACAAAATGtcaaaagagaaggagaaggctttcaaagaagataaagaaaaactcAAGAAAGAAAAGGTTTATCGGGAAGATTCTGCTTTTGACGAATATTGTAACAAAAATCAGTTTCTGGAGAATGAAGACACCAAATTTAGCCTATCCGATGATCAGCGAGATCGGTGGTTTTCTGACTTGTCCGACTCATCCTTTGATTTCAAAGGGGAGGACAGCTGGGACTCGCCAGTGACAGACTACAGGGACATGAAGAGCGACTCTGTGGCCAAGCTGATCCTGGAAACTGTGAAGGAGGACAGCAAGGAGAGGAAGCGAGACAGCAGGGCCCGGGAGAAACGAGACTGCAGAGAGCCCTTCTTCCGAAAGAAGGACAGGGACTACTTGGATAAAAACTCTGAGAAGAGGAAAGACCAGATGGAAAAGCATAAAAGTGTCCCCGGCTACCTTTCGGAAAAGGACAAGAAGAGGAGAGAGTCTGCAGACGCCGGGCGGGACAGGAAGGACGCCCTCGAGAGCTGCAAGGAGCGCAGGGAAGGCAGGGCCAGGCCTGAGGAGGCGCATCGGGAGGAGCTGAAGGAGTGCAGCTGCGAGAGCGCCTTCAAGGACAAGTCTGACTGTGACTTTGGGAAGGGCCTGGAGCCGTGGGAACGGCACCACCCTGCgcgagagaaggagaagaaggacgGCCTTGataaggagaggaaggagaaaaccaaaccagaaaaatacaaagagaagtCCAGTGACAAGGACAAAAGTGAGAAGTCGATGCTCGAAAAATGTCAGAAGGACAAAGAATTCgataaatgttttaaagagaaaaaagataccaaggaaaaacataaagacacacatggcaaagacaaagaaagaaaaacgtcTCTGGaccaagggaaagagaagaaagagaaggcttTCCCTGGAATTCTCTCAGAAgacttctctgaaaaaaaagacGACAAGAAAGGCAAGGAGAAGAGCTGGTACATCGCTGACATATTCACAGACGAGAGTGAGGACGACAGAGATGACTGCATGGGGGGCGGGTTCAAGATGGGAGAGGCCGGCGACCTGCAGAGGGTGGACAGCCtccaggagaaggaggaagggcgGGAGAACTACGCCGCCGACAGACACAGGAAGTCCTCCTCTGACAAGCAGCACCCCGAGAGGCAGAAGGACAAGGAGCCCAAAGACAAGAGAAAGGACAGAGGGGCTGCCGACGGAGGGagagacaaaaaagagaaagtcttTGAAAAGCACAAGGAGAAGAAGGATAAAGAGTCCACAGAAAAGTACAAGGACAGGAAGGACAGAGCTTCAGTGGACTCCAtgcaagacaagaaaaataaacagaagctcCCAGAGAAGGCCGAAAAGAAACACTCTGGTGAAGACAAGGCTAAAAGCAAACACAAAGAGAAGTCGGACAAGGAACATTCCAAGGAGAGGAAGTCCTCGAGAAGCACCGACATGGAAAAAAGCCTGCTTGAAAAGTTGGAAGAAGAAGCGCTCCATGAGTACAGAGAAGACTCCAATGACAAAATCAGTGAGGTCTCCTCTGACAGCTTCACGGACCGAGGGCAGGAGCCGGGGCTGACTGCCTTTCTGGAGGTCTCTTTCACAGAGCCACCCATGGAGGACAAGGCCCGGGAGAGTGCCTGCCTCCCAGAGAAgctgaaagagaaggagagacacAGACACTCCTCATCCTCATCCAAGAAGAGCCACGACCGAGAGAGGGCCAAGAAAGAAAAGGCcgagaagaaggagaagggcgACGATTCCAAGGAGGGCGGCAGCAGGAAGGACTCCGGCCAGTATGAAAAGGACTTCCTGGAGGCGGACACTTACGGAGTTTGTTACAGCATGAAAGCCGACATCGAAGAGGAGCTAgataaaaccattgaattgttTTCTAccgaaaagagagagaaaaacgaTTCTGAGAGAGAACCttccaagaaaatagaaaaggaactAAAGCCTTACGGCTCTAGCACCATCAGCATCctaaaagagaagaggaggagggagaaacacCGGGAGAAATGGAGAGACGAGAAGGAGAGGCACCGGGACAGGCATGCAGATGGGCTCCTGCGCCATCACAGGGACGAGGTGCTGCGCCATCACAGGGACGAACAGAAGCCCGCCACCAGGGACAAGGACAGCCCTCCCCGCACGCTGAAAGACAAGTCTAGGGACGAGGGCTCGAGGCTCAGCGACGCCAAACTGAAGGAGAAATTCAAGGACagtgcagagaaagaaaagggcgACTCAGTGAAAATGAGCAATGGGAATGATAAGGTAGCGCCAGCCAAAGACCAAGGCAAGAAAGAAGCCAGGCCCAGGGAAAAGCTCCTGGGGGACGGCGACCTGATGATGACCAGCTTCGAGAGGATGCTCTCCCAGAAGGACCTGGAGATCGAGGAGCGGCACAAGCGCCACAAGGAGAGGATGAAGCagatggagaagctgaggcacCGGTCTGGAGACCCCAAGCTCAAGGAGAAGGCGAAGCTGGTGGACGATGGGCGGAAGAAGGGTCTGGACGTTCCCGCCAAGAAACCATCAGGGCCAGACCCTCCGTTTAAAGACAGAAAGCTCAAGGAGTCCACTCCTCTTCCACCTGCCGCCGAAAATAAGCTGCATCTGGGATCAGGGGCAGACTCCAAAGACTGGCTCTCAGGGCCACACATGAAGGAGGCCCTGCCCGCGTCCCCCAGGCCTGACCAGAGCCGGCCCACTGGCGTGCCCACCCCGACGTCGGTGCTCTCCTGCCCCAGCTACGAGGAGGTGATGCACACGCCCAGGACCCCGTCATGCAGCGCCGACGACTACGCAGACCTTGTGCTCGACTGCGCTGACTCCCAGCACTCCACGCCTGTGCCCACCGCTCCCGCCAGCGCCTGCTCCCCCTCCTTTTTCGACAGGTTCTCTGTGGCATCAAGTGGGCTTTCAGAAAACGCCAGCCAGGCCCCGGCCCGGCCTCTCTCCACAAACTTGTACCGCTCGGTCTCTGTTGATATTAGGAGGACCCCAGAGGAGGAATTCAGCGTTGGCGACAAGCTCTTCAGGCAGCAGAGCGTTCCTGCCGCCTCCAGCTACGACTCTCCTGTGCCGCACTCGATGGAAGACAGGGTGCCCCTGCCTCCTGTTCCCACGGAGAAGTTTGCCTGCTTGTCCCCAGGGTACTACTCCCCAGACTATGGCCTCCCCTCGCCCAAAGTTGATGCCCTGCACTGCCCGCCGGCTGCCATTGTCACCGTTACCCCGTCTCCAGAGGGCGTCTTCTCAAGTTTACAAGCAAAACCTGCCCCTTCACCCAGAGGGGAGCTGCTGGTTCCTTCTCTTGAAGGGGCCCTTCCCCCGGACCTGGACGCCACCGAGGACCAGCAGGCTACGGCCGCCATCATCCCCCCGGAGCCCAGTTACCTGGAGCCGCTGGACGAGGGTCCCTTCAGTGCCGTCATCACTGAGGAGCCTGTGGAGTGGGCCCATCCCACTGAGCAGGGCCTTGCTTCCAGCCTGATTGGGAGCGCCTCTGAAAACTCTGTCAGCTGGCCCGTGGGCTCGGACCTCCTGCTCAAGTCTCCGCAGAGATTCCCCGAGTCCCCTAAACATTTCTGCCCTGCGGACTCCCTCCACTCTGCTGCCCCCGGGCCCTTCAGCGCCTCAGAGGCGCCATAccctgcccctcctgcctcccctgcCCCGTATACTCTGCCTGTCACCGACCCAGGACTGGAGGATGTCAAAGACGGGGTGGAAGCCATTCCGGCTGCCATCTCCACCTCAGAGGCGGCTCCTTACACCTCTCCCTCCGGGCTGGAGTCCTTCTTCAGCAACTGCAAGTCACTTCCGGAAGCTCCACTGGACGTGGCCCCTGAGCCTGCATGTGTCACTACTGTGGCTCAGGTGGAGGCTCTTGGGCCCCTGGAAAATAGTTTCCTGGACAGCAGCCACAGCCTGTCTGCCCTTGGCCAGGTGGAGCCGGTGCCCTGGGCAGATGCCTTCACCGGCCCCGAGGACGACCTGGACCTGGGGCCCTTCTCACTGCCAGAGCTTCCATTGCAGACGAAAGACGTCCCAGATGTTGAAACAGAACCCACAGAAGAAAGTCTTGCTCCTTCAGAAAAGATCCCTCCAGGGGCCCCTGTGGTTGTAAACGGTGGGGACGTTGCCACCTTGGTGGCTGAGGAACCACCAGCATTGCCTCCAGACCAGGCCTCCACCCGGCTCCCCACAGAACAGGAGCCTGAGCCCACAGAGGAGCCAAAGCTGGACGTGGTTCTCGAAGCTACGGTGGAGGCAGAGACGGTGCCCGAAGAGAGGGCCCCTGGGGATCTGGACTCCAGCACGGAGCCCCCACCCATTCCCCCTGAACAGCACCACCCACTGGGGAGTGGAGACCAGGGGGCTGAGACCGAAGGCCCCCCTGCTGCATCCCTCTGTACCCCTGATGGCCCCCCCACGGACGCTGTGGCACAAGCCCAGGCCACAGACAGTGCTGGTCCCCAGGACAACGCTGAGGCCTCCCGTGCTGCTGCCCCAGCCGAAGGCGCTCCCGGTAGCATCCAGCCAGAAGCCACAGAACCAGAACCAAAACCCACGGCCGAAGCCCCTAAGGCCCCCAGAGTGGAGGAGATCCCTCAGCGCATGACCAGGAACCGGGCACAGATGCTCGCAAACCAGAGTAAGCAGGGCACACCCCCCTCTGAGAAGGACTGTGCCCCTGCCCCCGCCCCAGCCACCAGGGCCAAGGCCCGCAGCTCCGAGGAGGATGACGCTCAGGCCCAGCATCCACGCAAACGCCGCTTCCAGCGCTCCacccagcagctgcagcagcagctgAACACGTCCACGCAGCAGACTCGGGAGGTGATCCAGCAGACGCTGGCCGCCATCGTGGATGCCATCAAGCTGGACGCCATTGAGCCCTACCACAGTGACAGGGCCAACCCCTACTTTGAATACCTGCAGATCAGGAAGAAGATCGAGGAGAAGCGCAAGATCCTGTGCTGCATCACACCGCAGGCACCCCAGTGCTACGCCGAGTACGTCACCTACACGGGCTCCTACCTCCTGGATGGCAAGCCGCTTAGCAAGCTCCACATCCCTGTG